The Bubalus bubalis isolate 160015118507 breed Murrah chromosome 16, NDDB_SH_1, whole genome shotgun sequence genome window below encodes:
- the LOC112579417 gene encoding LOW QUALITY PROTEIN: olfactory receptor 8K3-like (The sequence of the model RefSeq protein was modified relative to this genomic sequence to represent the inferred CDS: inserted 2 bases in 1 codon) — METHNGTVLNEFILMGITDHPELQAPLFGLFLIIYVISVVGNLGMIILTKMDSKLQTPMYFFLRHLAFTDLGYSTTVGPKMLINFVENQNIISYYSCAMQLAFFLVFIVSEIFILSAMSYDRYVAICNPLLYPVIMSQRVCWVLVVIPYVYSTFVSLLVTIKLFXSFCGYRVISHFYCDSLPLLPLLCSNTHEVEMIILILAGFDLIFSLLIVLVSYLLILTSILRMSSAEGRHKAFSTCGSHLTVLIVFYGTLLFMYVQPGSSHSFDTDKVASIFYTLVIPMLNPLIYSLRNKDVKCALHRVWKKSRNLFY; from the exons ATGGAAACACACAATGGAACAGTGCTAAATGAATTCATCCTTATGGGAATTACCGACCACCCTGAGCTGCAGGCTCCATTGTTTGGGCTCTTTCTCATCATCTACGTGATCTCAGTGGTGGGCAACTTGGGCATGATCATCCTCACCAAGATGGACTCCAAGCTACAGACACCCATGTACTTCTTTCTTAGACACCTTGCTTTTACAGATCTTGGTTATTCAACAACTGTGGGAcccaaaatgttaataaattttgTTGAGAATCAAAATATAATCTCCTATTACTCTTGTGCTATGCAGCTAGCtttctttcttgtgtttattGTTAGTGAAATTTTTATTCTGTCAGCAATGTcttatgaccgctatgtggccatctgtaaccCTCTTCTCTACCCAGTCATCATGTCACAAAGAGTGTGCTGGGTGCTGGTAGTGATCCCCTATGTCTACAGCACGTTTGTGTCTCTTCTCGTCAccataaaattatt atctttctgtggcTACAGAGTCATCAGTCATTTCTACTGTGATAGTCTTCCTTTGTTACCTTTGCTCTGCTCAAATACACATGAAGTAGAAATGATTATTCTGATTTTAGCTGGGTTTGATTTGATTTTCTCTCTTCTGATAGTTCTTGTGTCTTACCTTCTCATTCTCACATCCATTCTCAGGATGAGCTCTGCTGAAGGTAGGCACAAGGCTTTCTCTACCTGTGGATCCCACTTGACTGTGCTCATAGTGTTCTATGGTACTTTACTATTTATGTATGTGCAACCAGGGTCCAGCCATTCCTTTGACACTGATAAAGTGGCTTCCATATTTTATACTCTCGTTATCCCTATGCTGAATCCATTAATCTATAGCTTGAGGAATAAAGATGTAAAATGTGCACTACATAGGGTGTGGAAAAAATCACGCAACCTTTTTTATTAA
- the LOC102403248 gene encoding olfactory receptor 8K3-like, with the protein MKTQNLTVPNEFILMGITDHPELQAPLFGLFLIIYVTSAVGNLGMVILTKMDSRLQTPMYFLLRHLALTDLGYSTAVGPKMLANFIVSQNSISYYMCATQLAFFIMFIISEFFILAAMSYDRYVAICQPLLYTVIMSQRVCWILVAIPYIYSTFVSLIITVKIFNLSFCGYNVIKHFYCDCLPLISLVCSNTQEIELIILIFAGVNVILSLPIILTSYLLILVAILRMNSAEGRHKAFSTCGSHLTVVTVFFGALIFMYAQPESRHSFDTDKTASIFYTLVIPMLNPLIYSLRNKDVKYALQNVWNKLCNISS; encoded by the coding sequence ATGAAAACACAAAATCTAACTGTGCCAAATGAATTCATCCTCATGGGAATCACAGACCACCCTGAGCTGCAGGCTCCATTGTTTGGGCTCTTCCTCATCATCTATGTGACCTCAGCGGTGGGCAACTTGGGCATGGTCATTCTCACTAAGATGGACTCCAGGCTACAGACACCCATGTACTTCCTTCTCAGACACCTGGCTCTTACTGATCTTGGATATTCAACAGCTGTAGGACCCAAAATGTTGGCAAATTTTATTGTGAGTCAAAATTCAATCTCCTATTATATGTGTGCCACACAGCTGGCTTTCTTCATCATGTTCATTATAAGTGAATTTTTTATTCTGGCGGCAAtgtcctatgaccgctatgtggccatctgtcaACCCCTGCTTTACACAGTCATCATGTCACAAAGGGTGTGTTGGATACTGGTGGCAATCCCCTACATCTATAGCACATTCGTGTCTCTTATAATCACtgtaaagatttttaatttatccttCTGTGGCTACAATGTCATCAAACATTTCTACTGTGACTGTCTCCCCTTGATATCTTTGGTCTGTTCAAATACGCAAGAAATTGAGCTGATCATTCTGATCTTCGCAGGTGTTAATGTGATCCTCTCCCTTCCGATAATTCTTACGTCTTATTTGCTCATCCTTGTAGCCATTCTCAGGATGAACTCTGCTGAAGGCAGGCACAAGGCTTTTTCTACCTGTGGATCCCACCTGACGGTGGTCACAGTGTTCTTTGGGGCTTTGATATTTATGTATGCTCAACCAGAGTCCAGACACTCCTTTGACACTGATAAAACAGCGTCTATATTTTACACCCTTGTTATCCCCATGTTAAATCCCTTGATCTACAGTTTGAGgaacaaagatgtaaaatatgcaCTACAAAATGTGTGGAATAAGCTTTGTAACATTTCCTCTTAA
- the LOC112579431 gene encoding olfactory receptor 1052-like: MAAKNFTVVTEFILLGLTDNAELKGVLFVLFLVIYAVTLVGNLGMIFLIQTTPKLHTPMYFFLSCLSSVDVCYSSVIAPKLLISFLVVRQTISFSACIVQHLFFGVFITTEGFLLSAMAYDRYVAIVNPLLYAAAMSKRKSVGLVIGSLIGGMINSLTHTISFGRLSFCRSNVISHFFCDVPPLLKLSCSDTSMNELLLLTFSGVIAMATFLVVIISYTFIAFAILRIRSAAGRQKAFSTCASHLTAVTIFYSTLSFNYIQPSSQYSVEQEKVVSVFYTLVIPMLNPLIYSLRNKEVKGAVRRAIGMKYWSC, translated from the coding sequence ATGGCTGCAAAGAATTTTACGGTTGTTACTGAATTTATTCTTTTGGGACTGACAGACAATGCTGAACTGAAAGGTGTTCTTTTTGTGTTGTTCCTGGTGATTTATGCTGTTACTTTGGTGGGGAATCTGGGCATGATCTTCCTAATCCAAACCACCCCCAagctccacacccccatgtactttttcctcagcTGCCTTTCATCTGTGGATGTCTGTTATTCATCTGTTATTGCACCAAAATTGCTGATCAGCTTCCTAGTTGTGAGGcaaaccatctccttctctgcctgcatAGTGCAGCATTTGTTTTTTGGGGTGTTCATCACCACAGAAGGCTTCTTGCTGTCCGCGATGGCTTATGACCGTTATGTGGCCATTGTCAACCCTTTGCTTTATGCTGCAGCCATGTCTAAGAGGAAGTCTGTAGGACTGGTCATTGGATCACTCATTGGTGGAATGATTAACTCACTGACCCACACCATAAGCTTTGGGAGATTGTCTTTCTGCAGGTCCAATGTCATCAGTCACTTCTTCTGTGATGTCCCCCCACTGCTAAAGTTGTCATGTTCTGATACCTCCATGAACGAGCTGTTGCTCCTAACCTTCTCTGGAGTCATTGCCATGGCCACCTTCTTGGTTGTGATCATTTCCTACACTTTCATTGCTTTTGCTATCCTGAGGATCCGCTCAGCAGCAGGCAGACagaaagccttctccacctgtgcctcTCACCTGACCGCTGTGACCATATTCTACAGCACCTTGAGTTTTAATTACATTCAGCCAAGTTCCCAGTATTCTGTAGAACAAGAGAAGGTGGTTTCAGTGTTCTATACACTAGTGATTCCCATGTTAAACCCATTGATTTACAGTCTGAGAAACAAAGAGGTAAAGGGTGCTGTGAGAAGGGCCATAGGAATGAAATATTGGTCATGCTAA